One genomic window of Channa argus isolate prfri chromosome 5, Channa argus male v1.0, whole genome shotgun sequence includes the following:
- the ell2 gene encoding RNA polymerase II elongation factor ELL2, whose translation MLQPQRDDGGRLVKMAALSEDGRYGLDCGQESAGRVTVLHVKLTETALRAIESYRNFTNVPSLRPTIQFRGLQGRIKIPKTNSSSDIVCNFDFYLSNVGKDNPQGSFECIHQYVSSSGASHLALLATVQDKITVCATNDSYQVTRERMAQAVEDTRERGTKVIKPGGQYRGKQVHMRKPALSTPEVVPERKRSTPINPANTIRKCLSNNPVSQRSFRDRIVHLLALKSYKKLEVLARLQRDGINQKDRNSLGTTLQQVANLNPKDNTYSLKDFIYRDVQRDWPGYSEDEKSQVDRILARKLGLPTETPSSNSSPKDRVPTSPQKRQPDFDFIDPLAPKKARISHLSNRGPATLSSSSSDRCEDNPSSKHLSLTSVTAGPPAHLPISSHPPAPSHQQPSPASNSNSPSTPEGCGTQDLPMDQSSSCRDPSPSSFSSNRNMQDSYGHSVSVPRPASSVSPPPRTSLIVTSTVITSPSLSSSTNKKFKKKSKKHKDKDREKEKGKWMKRGSHSPPSVAEQADESRKAKKRHSAEEENGEVINKNHHKNQDSSDKDKPVQSREFSSTTELADYVVKYKPLVSMDQRQNYKDDFNAEYDEYRLLHARVESITHHFTQLDAQCRKLAPGTKEYQKVQEEVLKEYKKMKQHSPNYHEEKQRCEYLHNKLAHIKRLIADFDQRRAQAWC comes from the exons atgctccagCCTCAGAGGGACGATGGTGGAAGGCTGGTAAAGATGGCGGCGCTCTCTGAGGATGGGAGGTACGGATTAGATTGTGGCCAAGAGAGCGCTGGCAGAGTCACCGTATTGCACGTTAAATTGACCGAGACAGCACTCAGAGCGATAGAGAGCTACCGAAATTTTACG AATGTACCTTCTTTGCGGCCAACAATACAATTCAGGGGACTCCAAGGG CGTATTAAAATTCCTAAGACCAATTCCTCCTCAGACATTGTCTGCAATTTTGATTTTTACCTGTCTAATGTGGGCAAGGACAACCCTCAGGGAAGCTTTGAGTGCATTCATCAGTATGTGTCAAG CTCAGGGGCCTCACACCTGGCATTACTGGCAACGGTACAGGACAAGATCACTGTTTGTGCCACTAATGACTCCTACCAGGTGACTCGAGAGCGCATGGCCCAGGCTGTGGAGGACACTCGGGAACGGGGGACCAAAGTCATCAAGCCTGGGGGCCAGTACAGAG GAAAGCAAGTCCATATGCGTAAGCCTGCGCTATCGACCCCAGAGGTGGTCCCAGAGCGCAAGCGCTCCACACCCATCAACCCAGCCAACACTATTCGTAAGTGCCTTTCCAATAACCCTGTTTCCCAGCGGTCTTTCCGGGACCGCATCGTTCACCTCCTGGCGCTGAAGTCCTACAAGAAGCTGGAAGTGCTTGCTCGTTTACAGCGGGATGGTATCAATCAGAAGGACAGGAACTCACTGGGGACCACCCTGCAACAG GTGGCAAACCTAAACCCCAAAGACAACACATACTCACTGAAGGACTTTATTTATCGTGATGTCCAGCGAGACTGGCCTGGCTACTCTGAAGATGAGAAGTCCCAGGTTGACCGGATCCTGGCTCG CAAATTAGGTCTTCCTACAGAGACACCCTCATCAAACAGTTCTCCCAAAGACCGTGTTCCCACATCCCCTCAG AAGCGTCAGCCTGACTTTGACTTCATTGACCCCTTGGCGCCCAAGAAAGCCCGCATCTCCCACCTCAGCAATCGAGGGCCAGCCACAttgtcatcctcctcctctgacCGCTGTGAGGACAACCCCAGCTCTAAACACTTGTCTCTAACCTCTGTCACCGCAGGCCCTCCCGCCCATCTTCCCATCTCCTCCCACCCTCCTGCCCCCTCTCACCAGCAGCCCAGCCCAGCTTCTAACTCCAACTCACCTAGCACACCAGAGGGCTGTGGCACCCAGGATCTGCCTATGGATCAGAGTTCCTCCTGTAGAGATCCCTCACCCAGCTCCTTCTCCTCCAATAGAAACATGCAGGACAGTTATGGgcactctgtctctgtccccaGACCAGCCTCCTCTGTAAGCCCTCCTCCACGAACCTCACTCATTGTTACCTCCACTGTCATCACCAGCCCTTCCTTATCCAGCAGTACTAACAAGAAGTTCAAAAAGAAATCCAAgaagcacaaagacaaagatcgagagaaggaaaaagggaaatggATGAAGAGAGGAAGCCACAGTCCTCcaagtgtagcagagcaggctGATGAGAGTCGTAAAGCCAAAAAGAGGCACAGTGCTGAGGAGGAAAACGGGGAAGTTATCAACAAGAATCATCACAAAAATCAAG ACTCTTCAGACAAAGACAAGCCAGTCCAGTCCAGGGAATTCTCTTCCACAACGGAGTTAGCTGACTATGTAGT GAAATACAAACCGTTAGTATCCATGGACCAGCGTCAAAACTACAAGGATGACTTTAATGCAGAGTATGATGAGTACCGCCTATTGCACGCCCGTGTGGAGAGCATCACCCATCACTTTACCCAGCTGGATGCCCAGTGTCGGAAGTTGGCACCTGGCACCAAAGAGTATCAG aAAGTTCAAGAAGAAGTCTTGAAAGAGtacaagaaaatgaaacaa cacaGCCCCAACTACCATGAGGAAAAACAGCGATGCGAGTACCTGCACAACAAGTTGGCCCACATCAAACGGCTAATAGCTGATTTTGACCAGCGAAGAGCCCAGGCCTGGTGCTGA
- the LOC137127946 gene encoding globoside alpha-1,3-N-acetylgalactosaminyltransferase 1-like has translation MALFPFCKSTTGPIRVTRIQLLLYCVLLSLIIYFLHGRKAAVSVKLPHTTMDLRDRKVPQTPMETQWGAPLVWGETHNSALRRSKFGQQEIRAGLLTLVVGTYGQFIRRFLSSAETYFLPGQMVTYYILTDNPRSLDPPVKLGPQRQLKVLPIAELPRWDRLAYRRMALVADAIKDQISSEVEYIFCADVDQEFVAPVGEEILGDLVATLHPELYGRPRNAFPYETEEVSSACVEQDEGDYYYTSELYGGLVSEMYKLARACSLLILQDSANKIVARGLEESYLNRYLIDHRPTCVLSPEYSWWSSPLTAEVPVRRLVSLGRQCKDYDRQKKEEHKC, from the exons ATGGCGCTGTTTCCATTCTGCAAGTCAACCACAG GACCAATCAGAGTGACCAGAATACAACTGCTCCTGTACTGTGTCCTGCTGTCTCTTATAATAT ATTTCCTCCATGGACGCAAAGCTGCTGTCAGTGTGAAGTTGCCACATACTACCATGGATCTCAGAGACAGGAAAGTGCCACAAACTCCAATGGAGACACAATGGGGTGCTCCTTTAGTGTGGGGCGAGACTCATAACTCAGCTTTGCGCAGGAGTAAATTTGGACAACAGGAAATTCGTGCAGGTCTGCTGACTCTCGTCGTGGGAACTTATGGCCAGTTTATCAGGCGTTTCCTGTCTTCGGCGGAAACCTACTTTCTCCCTGGTCAGATGGTCACCTATTACATTCTCACAGACAATCCTCGTTCTCTGGATCCCCCTGTCAAGCTGGGGCCTCAACGGCAGCTGAAGGTTTTACCCATTGCAGAGCTGCCTCGGTGGGACAGGTTGGCCTATCGTCGCATGGCCCTGGTTGCTGATGCCATTAAAGATCAAATCAGCAGCGAGGTGGAATACATCTTCTGCGCTGATGTTGATCAGGAGTTTGTGGCCCCTGTGGGAGAGGAAATCTTAGGAGACCTGGTGGCCACATTGCACCCAGAACTCTATGGTAGGCCAAGGAATGCATTTCCTTATGAAACTGAAGAGGTCTCGTCAGCATGTGTTGAGCAAGATGAAGGCGATTACTACTACACCTCAGAGTTGTATGGTGGGTTGGTTTCTGAGATGTACAAACTGGCTCGTGCCTGTTCTTTGCTCATTCTGCAGGACAGCGCTAACAAGATAGTAGCCAGGGGCCTTGAAGAGAGCTACCTGAACCGCTATTTGATTGACCACAGGCCAACCTGTGTGCTGTCACCAGAGTACAGCTGGTGGAGCTCGCCACTGACTGCTGAAGTTCCTGTACGGAGGCTGGTTTCCTTGGGAAGACAATGCAAGGATTATGATAGGCAGAAGAAAGAGGAGCACAAATGTTAA